The Euphorbia lathyris chromosome 2, ddEupLath1.1, whole genome shotgun sequence genome includes a window with the following:
- the LOC136218450 gene encoding uncharacterized protein isoform X2, whose product MISSIFTSVAQSSLYSISDSSKLSSSISLPNHNHPLLLNRLNFSSIFPSSILLPQRRLRSICFFNAGEKSNGKENGSDLAILKRWDVPWEWPTASLTSLACGISFVLTGLAESAAIPLLGIKIEELSLDEKAELLLLDQSFTTAVVLGVIYGITNAFQPLPEDMFRYVIGLVVALLGVALTGFALSTFNGEPPQRETDSLVRLLPLIGSSSISTACLLGITGVLAPILEETLFRGFFMASLTKWVPTPVSVVISAAVFAIAHLTPGEFPQLFVLGMTLGLSYAQTRNLVTPITIHAFWNSGVILILTLLQLQGYDIKELLQAT is encoded by the exons ATGATTTCCTCTATCTTCACCTCTGTTGCTCAATCTTCACTGTACTCAATTTCCGATTCTTCAAAGCTTTCTTCATCCATTTCGTTACCCAACCACAATCACCCTCTTCTTCTCAATAGACTAAATTTCTCATCAATCTTTCCTTCTTCAATCCTTCTTCCACAACGAAGATTAAGGTCAATATGCTTCTTTAATGCTGGAGAAAAATCAAATGGGAAG GAAAATGGATCAGACTTGGCGATACTTAAGAGATGGGATGTGCCTTGGGAATGGCCAACTGCTTCCTTAACATCACTCGCTTGTGGAATaag TTTTGTTTTGACAGGTTTGGCGGAGTCAGCGGCTATACCACTTCTGGGAATTAAAATTGAAGAACTAAGTTTGGATGAGAAGGCTGAGTTGCTGCTACTGGACCAAAG CTTCACAACTGCAGTTGTACTTGGAGTTATCTATGGCATCACAAACGCCTTCCAACCACTTCCCGAAGATATGTTTCGCTATG TGATTGGCCTTGTGGTTGCTCTACTTGGTGTTGCACTGACAGGGTTTGCCCTGTCTACATTTAATGGTGAGCCTCCACAAAGAGAG ACTGATTCTCTTGTCCGGCTTCTTCCTCTAATCGGATCTTCAAGTATCAG CACTGCTTGCTTGTTAGGCATCACTGGCGTCCTTGCTCCCATTCTGGAGGAAACTCTATTTCGAGGATTTTTTATGGCGTCTTTGACAAAATG GGTACCTACACCAGTTTCTGTCGTAATTAGTGCTGCTGTATTTGCAATAGCACATCTAACTCCTGGGGAGTTTCCCCAGCTGTTTGTGTTAG GGATGACGCTAGGATTGTCATATGCTCAAACTCGCAACCTTGTAACCCCAATCACAATTCACGCATTCTGGAACTCTGGTGTAATCctcattcttaccttgcttcaG CTCCAAGGATACGATATCAAGGAACTGTTGCAGGCAACCTGA
- the LOC136218450 gene encoding uncharacterized protein isoform X1: MISSIFTSVAQSSLYSISDSSKLSSSISLPNHNHPLLLNRLNFSSIFPSSILLPQRRLRSICFFNAGEKSNGKENGSDLAILKRWDVPWEWPTASLTSLACGISFVLTGLAESAAIPLLGIKIEELSLDEKAELLLLDQSFTTAVVLGVIYGITNAFQPLPEDMFRYDLREPFDIKRGWVLWAVIGLVVALLGVALTGFALSTFNGEPPQRETDSLVRLLPLIGSSSISTACLLGITGVLAPILEETLFRGFFMASLTKWVPTPVSVVISAAVFAIAHLTPGEFPQLFVLGMTLGLSYAQTRNLVTPITIHAFWNSGVILILTLLQLQGYDIKELLQAT, from the exons ATGATTTCCTCTATCTTCACCTCTGTTGCTCAATCTTCACTGTACTCAATTTCCGATTCTTCAAAGCTTTCTTCATCCATTTCGTTACCCAACCACAATCACCCTCTTCTTCTCAATAGACTAAATTTCTCATCAATCTTTCCTTCTTCAATCCTTCTTCCACAACGAAGATTAAGGTCAATATGCTTCTTTAATGCTGGAGAAAAATCAAATGGGAAG GAAAATGGATCAGACTTGGCGATACTTAAGAGATGGGATGTGCCTTGGGAATGGCCAACTGCTTCCTTAACATCACTCGCTTGTGGAATaag TTTTGTTTTGACAGGTTTGGCGGAGTCAGCGGCTATACCACTTCTGGGAATTAAAATTGAAGAACTAAGTTTGGATGAGAAGGCTGAGTTGCTGCTACTGGACCAAAG CTTCACAACTGCAGTTGTACTTGGAGTTATCTATGGCATCACAAACGCCTTCCAACCACTTCCCGAAGATATGTTTCGCTATG ATTTGAGGGAGCCTTTTGATATTAAAAGAGGATGGGTATTATGGGCAGTGATTGGCCTTGTGGTTGCTCTACTTGGTGTTGCACTGACAGGGTTTGCCCTGTCTACATTTAATGGTGAGCCTCCACAAAGAGAG ACTGATTCTCTTGTCCGGCTTCTTCCTCTAATCGGATCTTCAAGTATCAG CACTGCTTGCTTGTTAGGCATCACTGGCGTCCTTGCTCCCATTCTGGAGGAAACTCTATTTCGAGGATTTTTTATGGCGTCTTTGACAAAATG GGTACCTACACCAGTTTCTGTCGTAATTAGTGCTGCTGTATTTGCAATAGCACATCTAACTCCTGGGGAGTTTCCCCAGCTGTTTGTGTTAG GGATGACGCTAGGATTGTCATATGCTCAAACTCGCAACCTTGTAACCCCAATCACAATTCACGCATTCTGGAACTCTGGTGTAATCctcattcttaccttgcttcaG CTCCAAGGATACGATATCAAGGAACTGTTGCAGGCAACCTGA